The genomic segment TTGCCCATCTGGCTTGTTCTGTAAGGTGGTACCCAGCGCCGTGCTCACCTGGCCAAGCAGCAGCCCCCAGGCCCCTGAGCCCCTGTAGCCGAGCGGTTTGAGGCCCAGTTGCATCCTTAGACCTTCATGTCATTAGCTCAGCACTTTGGTCACTGGGACGTGGCCTGTGTTTCCTGAGCAGGATTTCTCTTCACAGATGGACAAAGAGGCTGCAGTTGGGAAGGCTGTGAGCGAGATGGACATTTTCCTCGACTGGATTAAGAAACACCTCCACACATAGAGCACCAGCAAACTTCTTGCAACATAACCCAAATTAATTTATTCCCCAGCTCACATTGTAACGATCGGTCTTCTGAgacatattttctttatttatttattcatctaTTTAAATACTGCTATTTATATCTTCTATTCTCCCTTATTGCAATTTAACTATATTAATACAAATAAaggtaaaacatatttttttaaaatactcctttatttaattatgtagtaatattttaatttccaaaaAGTATCATGCGTTTGCTTCATACTGAAAGTATGTACACATTGTACGTTTACTCTGCTGTACGGCTGTTTAAAGTCATTTTCAAGTACGCAACCATgaagttgcttttttttttgctgacccTTCAATAAAACGTTGTGGAGAATTTTATTTCACATGACACCATTGAGGATGATAGGAGCTCATTGTTAGGATTTGCGTCCAGTCTGAAAAGTGTGATCACAATGCGTTTGCAGCCAGTCTGGTGGTGTGAAGAGAGGCTGTCATGATGTCTCTCAAGAGCAGTCTGTCGCCCTTTTCTGAGGAAAGGGGAAGGTGTTTTGACAGGGTGAGATGAGCACCTTAATGGGCTTGGGGTTTATATATGGTTTCTCGATCACACACTGTAGGTCAGGGGTGGGCAGGCTTGGCACCTGGTGTCCAGGCCGCTGCAAGCCTTTGCTCAAGCCAATGTGTAATTACTGAAGtgatctgcagcagctgagtTAGTTAAGAGATTCGGGATCAATTTGGtacaaaaatctgttttaatttacGAGTtgcaaattaacatttttttcttttcatttttaatttgggaaaacatcatataaaagagaaaacaaaatatcaaactGTTACAGTAGTTTTAAGAATTgtacaacaacaatacaacaaagtAAAATCTGTTGTTTGGTAAGATTTCATTTAAGCCTCTTCCTCATAGAAAAAAATGGCTTCACACATTTAGAAATGGGAAAACATTACATGCatacagataaaaaaatatttgtggtacagtaaattatattaatatataaatatatcattttcatctatatataaaaataaagccTGCTATGCTGATTCTGTAAAAAGTGATTTCACAATCACTACTATAAATAACAACCGTGTATctatatatactatacatatGTACCTTATAAATAAGTTATATTTACTATTGTCATTAGAACTAATCTCCTTTGAAAGTACGTatgttaagttttaaaaataaatatttaaagtaattttgcgATTGAATATCCATGGATTAAGTTTGCAATAATATTAGTTGGCTGTGTCAATGACCACCCTGAATTAGGGGTTCCAGTTTCCCTTAAAATGTTGTGCATTTTTCCATACGCAGTGGGTTACAGACATCTACAGTTTACTGACATTATATCAGGTTCTCACAGATATATGTCTAAATTAAATACTGGGGGCTCAAACTAACTTTGGCATTGCAGGTTCCAAAATTCTTCCTGGAATAACTGCAAAAAATCAACCTGAATGTTCATATTCAAACCACTGTCATGGACAAACTGTGCATATGCTGGTACTAATAAACACATAATatatgtaatactgtacattcctacTGGATCCACTATAGATCACAGTGTTAGAGGTCTCTTTAAATCTATGTTAATCTGTGATTTATTTTAGCCCCTAGGTACATGTTGTCATTGGCGGAGGTCCGAGCTGTGGCTCAGATGCCCAATCCTCTCAATTGTGGTGAAACTTCTCCAGCCAGTCCAGCAGGAAGTCCAGCTCTCCGATGGCCTTCACTGATGCAACCTTGATATTCATCTATATCACAACAGTAGGCAAACTGTTATCTTTTGTGGAGGACAGAGACCACTCTTGTCCTGTCTGAACAGAATGCCTCTCTCTACTTTCTGCTCATCCAGAACTCAGGGACTTCAAAGAGAGTTCTCAAGCTTAAAGTTCTTCAATCTGGCAGATCTATTCTTTAAGATATTCCAAGTTTATCAGGCTTCATCTGGGATAAACCTTAGCTAACATTTGTgtttaaagcttttgttttgaaCTTACCAGAAAGAATTGAATAACAAACTCAAGACTGACCACTAAGGCTTAGTTCTGGGAAAGTCTGTCACTTGTGTTTTTAGAGAAACCGTTTTCTTAAGTTCACATTAGTTCCCATCCCTCATCCTCCAATGTTTTTACATTGAATTTTTCTGTATCATATCAGACATTTACTTAAATACTGTTTATGCAAGTATACATGGCTGTATTTGAGGTGAGTAGGGCGACAGCTTACCTTGTCAAAGGCAGTCTGGATGGTTTTAATTTTCAGCTGGGTCTCCTCCTCACACTGGCAGTGCTTGTGAGTGTGCTACAAGTGGAAAGCAAAAAAACCATGATGTTCATGCACAGCTAATCACTAGGAATGTCAGAAACACAAAACCGGAACACAGCAGAGCTTGTCTGAGTCCTGTGAGCGTCTTCAAGTGCTGTGTGAGGGTTTCAACATGTGCACAGGTGAAGATTTACAGCTTGCGTGCACAGTGACCTAAGGAAATTCACAGATATTCGTGGTTATCTTGAGGTGTGATGGAAATGTATGGCTGCTTTTGAAGTTTGCCATGAGGCTTGGCTCTGTTCTTCTACTTGCTGTCCCTTCAGCTGCAGGCAGTTGTGTGCTGCTGTGGGGCAGACCTCTGTGCCGCTCTGTGCTTTTGCTCGAggggcacactcacacactggcGCAGGTCTCTCTTGATGCTCAGGAAGGAGTTGGCCAGGCTGCTGGTCCTCCGGCGCACCTGAGCGCTGCTGGCGCTGTAGTGGCTGAACACGTTCTCCACGTAGAACCGCAGCAGATGGCGCAGGAAACAGCAGCTCTCGGCGGGCTGGGGGGGAAACAGGACCTCACATCACCTTCGCCAGCATAACACACCTGCCTCCTTGCTACCTTTGCACATTGGATCCCTTTTGACTCCTACATTGTACTTGAAGTACTGCTTATCCATACATTATAACAAATTGCAAGATGCTGGTTTCAAGATGGACGTGCACTGAACATTATTATCATGCGGTATGATTGCTCTATCAGGGCTGGCCTTTTCTCAGGAATGTGCCTTTCATCTCTGTGTGTATTGTCAGCCAGGCTGTGTGAAAACTCCGAAACAAGAGCGTAAGGAAAGAAGCTAGTTCAGCAAGTGTTTCTCTTGCCAGTTCTAAATTATGCAGCTAGAATATAATGcagaagaagaaaggaaaaattatctgcttttagtttttacattttacttcatATGGCAAATGATGTGAATACCTGCACATTCATTGTCTGCTCCATCAGTAGCCTGACACCCATGTGGTCATCTTCCCTGACCTGTCGACACAAGCACACACGTCAGAACATGCCGGCAGCAccatggagcagtggttagggctGTGGCCCAGAGGGGTTTTGGGTTCTAATCCCCCTACTCTGGTTACTCATGCAAATGTCCTGTTGTGTAAGGTGGGGAGGGGATGGCTCTAGGTAACTGAATAATCTGGTTCAATaaagaattatattttaaataagatatatattttaaatatgacattaaaattaaacataaatgtttgaaaagtgctgtcaagtTTCACATTTGAAACTAAAGGTAGCAAATAACGGGAGTGTGTTTGCCCTGTCCTGCTCCTTCTGTTTGGATCTTGAAAAGCCCTGTTTTGAAAGATCCTAGGAAACAGTTCTCAAGTCCTCAACTGTCCTCATGTTCCAGGTGTGTGCCATGACTCTGGATGAATTTTCAACCCTAAACAAACTTTTATGTCATCAGATCTTTCAGTCTTGACGTCATGCAACAGGGCCTTCATTTTACTTCTGAAGTAAGAGTTGGACAAAATTTTGGTGCTTGATGGAAGAGACCAATTTTGACCTAGTTTATCTTAGCCCAAATGATCCTGTCAGACTGGTAGCCATGCAACATTACAATATACCTATATAATTCTCCCTAGCAGAGACTCGGGCAGAGTTGCCTCAACAGTGAATTGTTCTATCGGCTGCAGACTTTTCAAGAAAGGGGTGGAAATGTGACTGTAAGGGGCTTGTCATGATGAGCTTTCTAAGGCAGCAAAGACTTCTGAGTCAATATTAAATCGTCTTCAGGGGTGTgggaggagagaagagtaaTGTCATTGACGCACCCGACATAATGCCAGTATACCTTGCCTGCAAGTTACAGAAATATGGAGCTCTGTCTTTGAACAGTGTTTTGTATGAAAGATCTTGTATGTCCTCTGTGATTTTTAGAAtaggttattttgtttttatagagCCCTATGTTTCTGTAAAAGAGAAGCATTAAGGCAAGCTGTAAGGGTTTCTTTTTGGCTTACAATAGTTTGTCGGATCTCGTTGAAGTATTCTCTCAGCTCATGGACCTGAATGTTGATGGCACAGCTGCCCAAGTGAAGTCTGTGTCCTGCAGCAGATGGGATAGACACTGCCAGCAGAACTGTGGACAACAAGCAGGATGCGAAGACACTGGTCCTCATTTCTGCACTTATGTGCGGCCTGGAAGCACAGGTAAGATCAGACACACTAAGACACAGGTAACATCAGACTGCACACTAAGTCATTGGTAACATCAGACTGCACACTAAGATACGGGTAACATCAGACTGCACACTAAGATACAGGTAAGATCAGACTGCACACTAAGGCACAGGTAAGATCAGACTACACACTAAAACACAGGTAACATCAGACTGCACACTAGGGCACAGGTAAGATCAGACTGCACACTAAGGCACAGGTAACATTGGACTGCTTTGTAAGGAACAggtaaatacaaaacaaatttgATCATTTAAGTCATAATTCATTTAATTTGGGGAGTGCAAATAAGAACATTTCTTTCACATGTTTTAAATTACTAGCAGAAAGCCTCATGTAGAGATATTCAGGACATCGTACGTTTATTATATCCTCATGCCATTCAAAATGTTCTTGTGTGATTGCTTGGATACCAGCCttaattacaatatatttgCTGTACCTtgtctcatacagtatataatacatttcttttccaaaaggTCACACACACGTTTTTGACAGctgcaaaattaaattaaaggcaGTTCAATATTCTGTGCTTCTGTgctatttgaaaaaaagtgcttaaATACAACACATATGTTCAACAGCTCTATTTCATTATACAGATGTCAGTGTGCGAGCTCTTGAGAATTTCTAATTACTGTCCCTGAAAAACAACATGAGACAGACATTAGATTGTATGgctacagtgcagtaaagtgtCTTACCTttctgtgtgtgaggtgtgtgacAGGAGTCTGGTTCTCCAGTTGCTCTGTCTATACTCCTTCTGTGGGCTTTTTATAGGGTGGAGTTTTGACAATGCTCAGCATCCAAGAGTACTCACCTGTCTGAATTCACAAAAGGAAGTAGCATCCTTCCAGTTGACAGCTAGGTGATGGGAAGGACCAGTTAGCAGAAATTCCAGGAATCTCTGTCACTGTCAAGTTTGCCAGCTGGGACATTTTGGGGTTTGCAGCTGTTTGGAGTTTTTAGAACAATTAGAAATGGTGATTTATGCAATTACACAATTCTGACAGTGAAAAAACTAGCATAACAtaattttttgtacttttttaaattattataatattgtgTATACACATACATAAGTGCGCAATACTGACAAATTCTTAGCCTTGTACAAAGGCAGCATTGGGGATTGTTTAGGCACTCACCGTTCGTTATAAGCAAACGGCAAAGTCCCAGTGTTCACAATGACTTCTTTTTCAGGTCCACCGTTCTCTCTGTCAAGACCTTTTAAGGATTGCGTTGtgcttaatcattttttttccccaccctcATTATTGTTAATATTAGATTTCCTAGTAGAGAGTGTATTTCAGCCAGCGGAGAGCTAGTCCTGGAGGGGTTCTATAAGAGTATTGTGGAAAAACCGGGGGCTTAGATTTGTAAAactatttaaacaaaatcagGAATTTTCTTTAACAGAATGAGAAATGTTTATCGTAATATTTGGAAGCTGGAGggtatttttgtttcattgtcaAGATATTGCTTCAGAAGCAAACACCTCCCAGAGCACATTCCAGATGGGCATGTCCCAGTCGGAATAAGCTCATGTCACCGTGTACAGTAGCATCAGTCAGCaactgtcagtgtcagtgtttcAGAGAAGCAACAGATCTGTCATCCTCCCACATCTAATTGAGGGAAGAGGTGGAATTCTCTTCTTTTATCCCTGTTTGTATAGCAGTAATCTTCCCTGTGACTGTTAGCATCAGGCCATGCAGGATAAGCAAGATGTAGCTACCAGACAGGGGCGTGTTAGTGTTCTACTTATGAACTGGTTGTTTGCTGCAAGTTTTTGCCATCCTTGCAGCTGCTGTTTTCTGTTCTTGCTTTGTTAACAGTcttaaatatttgttatttatttctaagtataatattgtaatatataatgtataatatttcagattttaatgCAAGACTCTCTGAAATAGCGTTGTCGTGTCATGTACCAAGTCCATATGGTGAAAAGATTGTCATGCACTGAGTCTTGCAAACACAAACAGTTGTGATCAGCAATTTATCACAGTAAATCACTTGTGAATTCAGAACTACACGCAAATTGGCATTTGCCAGAGATGTTTAAAGTGCACATTCACCTATTTCACTATTCTGAAGGGGACAGTGCTGGGGAGCTTCTGCTAGGCCACAGGC from the Lepisosteus oculatus isolate fLepOcu1 chromosome 5, fLepOcu1.hap2, whole genome shotgun sequence genome contains:
- the il19l gene encoding interleukin 19 like isoform X1; translated protein: MRTSVFASCLLSTVLLAVSIPSAAGHRLHLGSCAINIQVHELREYFNEIRQTIVREDDHMGVRLLMEQTMNVQPAESCCFLRHLLRFYVENVFSHYSASSAQVRRRTSSLANSFLSIKRDLRQCHTHKHCQCEEETQLKIKTIQTAFDKMNIKVASVKAIGELDFLLDWLEKFHHN
- the il19l gene encoding interleukin 19 like isoform X2; the protein is MRTSVFASCLLSTVLLAVSIPSAAGHRLHLGSCAINIQVHELREYFNEIRQTIPAESCCFLRHLLRFYVENVFSHYSASSAQVRRRTSSLANSFLSIKRDLRQCHTHKHCQCEEETQLKIKTIQTAFDKMNIKVASVKAIGELDFLLDWLEKFHHN